In a genomic window of Amphiprion ocellaris isolate individual 3 ecotype Okinawa chromosome 11, ASM2253959v1, whole genome shotgun sequence:
- the LOC118470928 gene encoding uncharacterized protein LOC118470928, whose translation MMFVGTSVGSSPTSPVPAHGPDYQSDGPSPPCWLTQARCDLAQAEAELRRLQERHVTETESVKRAVERAILGARREERRLLERVEQDHRDTQQRLEQVQRENTAAARVSQSLLDQRLRKVAQLQQQVQDAGQSVLKESVPNQNLLLKEVAEFLQPWEISVALKKVNFKPSPQPNAVTFGDIRVHEQSLCLHVGGCGPQGQMCALHSQEIQSEDTNHQGSGTEKSNEGQGWTSPTGRVVRKISLSNRSDLGSEEEQKISTAKINRWLPKCEQSEWESSQEDEIDSGSFQSQGEDVFLAVPTVLKNMDIEGKDQVYKMNSNEKQHSPRNQRKLLSVPSNRMPSPSPERRRDHAKLGHCLSLNSQNGDKRMMSQECSSRLLRYGNSTLASPRMTPRDSLASQSCLDLTSRGRPHSRLSQSSDEHSLGTLGDSGRAPSPTDSLDSSYTFIVSPSHDYSLNRGSLNYSCRLSKSAVDLTHKTHPLISGGTNDHGVWKVKCSNFNSMSSSTSASPALNRGPRASDMGQTSSYLTYRGQNMLHQPQKKVAAAASKQQLVARSLSMSVIDGSSQDPRKGRGERGEPALVELEEEGDPSFSLFNPRNVPLIGQFGKQGSGRADLTLPSGIHATPQGQLFIVDCGNARVQVTDLRGNVLQQVTSPTADGSARRCRNYFDIAVNAKGLIALSCAAERALLVFSRHGRLLQTFGGSGLGSAKDELEAPRGVTVTRLDEFLVADIRKGTLVALKLETKTGSRLERTVVTGFHRPYLVAACLSSGMIAVSERGNETGRVPCIKVLEPGWNTVRVLGVCAGMGPVLACPWGICIDTDGNVLVADWGEQHRVLLYPAQGTGWPIVNQGLSSPRGLTLLLEGQLAVSDSMHHCIKIYQYKAARA comes from the exons ATGATGTTTGTGGGAACTTCTGTGGGTAGCAGCCCCACCTCTCCAGTCCCGGCCCACGGTCCTGATTATCAGTCAGATGGTCCATCCCCTCCATGCTGGTTAACTCAGGCTCGGTGCGACCTCGCCCAGGCCGAGGCCGAGCTACGACGCCTACAAGAGCGTCACGTGACCGAGACCGAATCTGTCAAGCGAGCTGTTGAACGAGCCATATTGGGAGCAAGGAGAGAAGAGCGCCGCCTGCTGGAGAGGGTGGAGCAGGACCACCGGGACACTCAGCAGCGTCTGGAGCAGGTCCAGAgggaaaacacagcagctgccCGGGTCAGTCAGTCCCTGCTGGACCAAAGGCTCCGGAAAGTGGCTCAGCTTCAACAGCAGGTTCAGGATGCTGGCCAGTCAGTTCTGAAGGAAAGTGTTCCAAACCAGAACCTGCTGCTAAAGGAGGTGGCAGAGTTCCTACAGCCCTGGGAAATCTCAGTTGCCCTGAAGAAAGTGAACTTCAAACCCAGCCCCCAACCTAATGCCGTCACCTTCGGAGACATTCGGGTGCATGAACAAAGCCTTTGTCTGCATGTTGGTGGTTGTGGTCCACAGGGACAGATGTGTGCTCTCCATTCACAGGAGATCCAGTCTGAAGATACAAACCATCAAGGTTCTGGAACAGAGAAGAGCAATGAAGGACAGGGCTGGACCTCACCAACAGGGAGGGTAGTCAGAAAGATCAGCCTCTCTAACCGGAGTGATCTGGGGTCAGAGGAGGAACAAAAGATCTCTACCGCAAAGATAAATCGCTGGCTTCCGAAGTGTGAACAGTCTGAGTGGGAATCTTCTCAAGAAGACGAGATAGATTCAGGTTCCTTCCAGTCGCAAGGGGAGGATGTATTTCTGGCTGTCCCTACGGtgctcaaaaacatggatattgaAGGCAAGGATCAGGTGTACAAGATGAACagtaatgaaaaacaacactCACCAAGAAACCAGAGGAAGCTTCTTTCTGTACCCTCCAATAGGATGCCATCCCCCTCACCTGAACGAAGACGGGACCATGCTAAGCTGGGTCACTGCCTGAGTTTAAACAGTCAGAATGGAGATAAAAGAATGATGAGTCAAGAGTGCAGTAGTAGACTGTTAAGGTACGGGAACAGCACCCTAGCATCTCCCAGGATGACTCCAAGAGACTCTCTGGCCAGCCAAAGCTGCCTCGACCTCACCTCCAGGGGTCGCCCTCACTCTCGCCTCAGCCAGTCCTCGGATGAACACTCTCTGGGGACCCTTGGTGATTCTGGTAGAGCTCCATCTCCAACAGACAGCCTCGACTCCAGCTACACCTTCATCGTCAGCCCGTCTCATGACTACAGTCTGAACAGAGGCTCTTTGAACTACAGTTGCCGCTTATCAAAGTCTGCAGTTGACTTGACGCACAAAACACATCCGCTGATCAGTGGTGGGACCAATGATCACGGAGTGTGGAAAGTTAAGTGTAGCAACTTCAACTCCATGTCAAGCTCCACCTCAGCCTCTCCAGCTCTCAATAGGGGACCTCGGGCTTCTGACATGGGGCAGACCTCCTCTTACCTGACATATAGAGGTCAGAATATGTTGCACCAGCCACAGAAAAAAGTCGCAGCAGCTGCATCAAAACAACAGCTCGTGGCTCGGTCTTTGTCCATGTCGGTCATAGATGGTTCCTCTCAAGAcccaaggaaaggcagaggagaaagaggagaaccAGCACTTGTGGAGTTAGAGGAAGAAGGTGACCCATCCTTCTCGCTATTTAACCCCAGAAACGTCCCTCTTATTGGGCAGTTTGGAAAGCAGGGTTCGGGTCGGGCTGACCTTACCTTGCCCAGCGGCATCCATGCAACACCCCAGGGCCAGCTCTTTATAGTGGACTGTGGAAATGCACGTGTTCAG GTGACGGACCTTCGGGGAAATGTCCTCCAGCAAGTGACCTCCCCAACTGCTGATGGTTCTGCCAGACGATGTCGAAACTACTTTGACATCGCTGTCAATGCGAAGGGTCTGATTGCACTGAGCTGTGCAGCAGAGAGAGCCCTGCTGGTGTTCAGCCGACATGGCCGACTGCTCCAGACCTTTGGAGGGTCTGGGTTGGGCTCTGCTAAAGATGAACTGGAAGCTCCCAGAGGTGTGACTGTAACCAGGCTGGATGAGTTCTTAGTGGCTGATATCCGGAAAGGTACCCTCGTTGCCCTGAAGCTTGAGACTAAGACTGGCTCCCGTCTGGAGCGCACAGTGGTGACCGGATTCCACAGACCATACTTAGTGGCAGCCTGCTTAAGCTCAGGAATGATAGCCGTGTCCGAAAGGGGCAACGAAACAGGCCGAGTGCCTTGTATCAAAGTCCTGGAGCCAGGATGGAACACAGTGAGGGTTCTGGGTGTATGTGCTGGCATGGGGCCGGTCCTGGCCTGCCCCTGGGGTATCTGTATAGATACAGATGGTAATGTGCTGGTGGCAGACTGGGGGGAGCAGCACAGAGTTCTGTTATATCCTGCTCAGGGAACAGGGTGGCCCATAGTAAACCAGGGCTTGAGTAGTCCTCGTGGTCTGACGCTGTTACTTGAGGGTCAGCTAGCCGTTTCAGACAGCATGCATCACTGCATTAAGATCTACCAGTACAAAGCAGCCCGAGCCTAG